A genomic segment from Ptychodera flava strain L36383 chromosome 23 unlocalized genomic scaffold, AS_Pfla_20210202 Scaffold_23__1_contigs__length_28996876_pilon, whole genome shotgun sequence encodes:
- the LOC139124149 gene encoding zinc finger protein ZFP2-like: MMDTNQNGISEFASDVTIVTDTNQSSSDRGKTANQQKTVHKRKGNTSAVHGNSKKRKAVKKEHSVQRKSSAKKPRKKQRNRNKNSQKCSETASVTMVTGTNVSTDIEQRSEHEEGDDALLPSNKSCEREDKSISNDDDNTVVPNLTLEDIKHESNKNATKTGCSENDMKEMTENCPVEKETVSPVNDMMEREERCPSEKEITQKNNTEFVKKQRKKRKTGEKNRRLIYYKFSPSDPDKHRRGIQKVFKEFYETKPNLCDKCGFSFRNPHGLEVHQQRAPCPGRKCQFCRVRFPFKLWQQHLLDEHVAELKIYECHVCEKQFLKYMELSCHLQIHEPEKTYLCDICGRTLKTENSLATHKLIHEEKKFKCDYCDYKTVRKRDLTGHMQRHIDKSKLQCKECGKQVLSVNSLRKHIQRFHIKLKYPCSDCDKEFSVPWELRHHVERHHSGDRNLLTCEKCDKGFHTKKLLNAHLRVVHSEHPVKCQICLKEFRHYTRLKSHLRVHERSEVKKMMDTNQNGTSESASDVTIVTDTNQSSSDKRKDS, translated from the exons ATGATGGATACAAATCAGAATGGTATATCTGAATTTGCAAGTGATGTTACCATAGTAACAGATACAAATCAGTCATCTTCAGATAGAGGAAAGACAGCCAATCAGCAAAAGACAGTGCACAAAAGAAAAGGTAACACTTCTGCGGTGCATGGAAACTCCAAGAAAAGGAAGGCTGTGAAAAAGGAACACAGTGTACAGCGCAAGTCTTCTGCCAAAAAGCCCAGAAAAAAACAGagaaatagaaataaaaattctcaaaaatgttcTGAGACGGCTAGTGTTACCATGGTGACGGGTACTAATGTGTCGACAGATATTGAGCAAAGGTCAGAACATGAGGAAGGGGATGATGCACTGTTGCCAAGCAACAAGAGTTGTGAGAGGGAGGATAAGAGTATTTCAAATGATGATGACAACACAGTGGTGCCAAACTTAACTTTGGAGGACATAAAGCATGAAAGTAATAAGAATGCTACCAAGACTGGATGTTCAGAAAATGACATgaaagaaatgacagaaaattgtCCAGTGGAGAAAGAGACCGTATCTCCTGTTAATGACATGATGGAAAGGGAAGAAAGATGTCCATCAGAGAAAGAGATCACACAGAAAAACAATAcagaatttgtgaaaaaacagCGTAAAAAGAGGAAAACAGGTGAAAAAAACCGACGTCTAATATACTACAAATTTTCCCCAAGTGACCCAGATAAACACCGCAGAGGAATACAGAAggttttcaaggaattttatgAGACAAAACCAAATTTATGTGACAAGTGTGGATTTTCTTTTAGAAATCCCCATGGATTGGAAGTTCATCAACAGAGGGCGCCATGCCCCGGACGCAAATGTCAATTTTGTAGAGTGAGGTTTCCATTCAAGCTATGGCAACAACATTTGCTCGATGAACATGTTGCAGAACTTAAAATCTATGAGTGCCACGTATGTGAGAAGCAATTCTTAAAATATATGGAGCTTAGTTGTCACCTTCAGATTCATGAACCAGAGAAAACTTATTTGTGTGATATTTGTGGACGTACCTTAAAAACTGAGAATAGTCTAGCAACTCATAAACTTATACATGAGGAAAAGAAATTCAAGTGCGACTACTGTGATTATAAGACTGTCAGGAAACGTGATCTGACAGGACACATGCAGCGCCACATTGACAAATCTAAATTACAGTGCAAGGAATGTGGCAAGCAAGTACTTAGTGTAAACAGTCTACGGAAGCACATCCAGAGGTTCCACATCAAATTAAAATATCCATGCAGTGATTGTGATAAAGAGTTTTCTGTGCCTTGGGAGCTGCGACATCACGTGGAACGGCACCACAGTGGCGACAGAAATCTTCTGACATGTGAAAAGTGTGACAAAGGATTCCATACAAAGAAACTGCTGAACGCCCATTTGAGAGTGGTTCACAGCGAACACCCTGTAAAGTGTCAGATTTGCCTGAAAGAGTTTCGACATTATACGAGGCTTAAATCTCATCTTAGAGTTCAtgagaggtcagaggtcaaaaaG ATGATGGATACAAATCAGAATGGTACATCTGAATCTGCAAGTGATGTTACCATAGTAACAGATACAAATCAGTCATCTTCAGATAAGAGGAAAGACAGCTGA
- the LOC139124147 gene encoding zinc finger protein 490-like produces MVEQCQTLLDAKVSRADIIDGLFDQGEELMEKLGCQVFILVSEDGICSNYMGSEVFLREFCSSGLKINPQDVPRIRKNTETQMNYWIAEDNGYGQQILLRSVLQTSYDKMPASCSMKENTASVTMVTGTNVSTDIEQRSEHEEGDDALLPSNKSCDAEDDSISNDDDNTVVPNFTLEDVKHESKNNATKIGCSMNDMKEMTENCPVEKETVSPVNDMMEREERCPSEKEITLRNNTEFVKKLRRKSKTCERQRCLRYYKFSPSDPDKHRRGIQKVFKEFYETKPNLCYKCGFSFRNPHGLEVHQQRAPCPGRRCKFCRVRFPFKLWQKHLLDEHVAELKIYECHVCEKQFLQCIELRCHLQIHEPEKTYICDICGHTLKTANSLATHKLMHEGKEFKCEFCDYKSVRKCDLMVHMQRHIDKSKLQCKECGKQVLSTNSLREHIQRFHTKLKYPCSDCGKEFCVPWELRHHVERHHSGDRNLLTCEKCDKGFHTKILLNAHLRVVHSQHPVKCQICLKEFRHHTMLKRHLRVHERSEVKKMTGTSHNYTSESASDVTIVTDTNQSSSDREKTANQQKTVHKRKGNTSAVPGNSKKRKAVKKQHSVQRKSSAKKPRKKQRKRKKKSQKCCETNLNACTICGFPFKKPIGLDEGEPNSRRRCNFWGTSFPVKEKQQNSLDNCSAEIKVNE; encoded by the exons ATGGTTGAGCAGTGTCAAACCTTGTTAGACGCAAAAGTGTCAAGGGCTGATATCATAGACGGACTATTCGATCAG GGTGAAGAATTAATGGAAAAGCTTGGATGTCAGGTGTTTATCCTGGTCTCAGAAGATGGAATCTGTTCCAATTACATGGGAAGTGAAGTGTTTTTGAGAGAGTTCTGTTCCTCTGGACTGAAAATAAATCCACAGGATGTTCCCAGAATAAGGAAAAACACTGAGACGCAAATGAATTATTGGATTGCAGAGGACAATGGATATGGGCAACAAATATTACTGAGAAGTGTACTGCAGACTTCGTACGATAAGATGCCAGCTAGCTGCTCGATGAAGGAAAATACGGCTAGTGTTACCATGGTGACGGGTACCAATGTGTCGACAGATATTGAGCAAAGGTCAGAACATGAGGAAGGGGATGATGCACTGTTGCCAAGCAACAAGAGTTGTGATGCGGAGGATGACAGTATTTCAAATGATGATGACAACACAGTGGTGCCAAACTTCACTTTGGAGGACGTAAAGCATGAAAGTAAAAACAATGCTACCAAGATTGGATGTTCTATGAATGACATgaaagaaatgacagaaaattgtCCAGTGGAGAAAGAGACTGTATCTCCTGTTAATGACATGATGGAAAGGGAAGAAAGATGTCCATCAgagaaagagatcacactgagAAATAATAcagaatttgtgaaaaaactgCGTAGAAAGAGCAAAACATGTGAAAGACAACGTTGTCTTAGATACTACAAATTTTCCCCAAGTGACCCAGATAAACACCGCAGAGGAATACAGAAGGTATTCAAGGAATTTTATGAGACAAAACCAAATTTATGTTACAAGTGTGGATTTTCTTTTAGAAATCCCCATGGATTGGAAGTTCATCAACAGAGGGCGCCATGCCCTGGACGTAGATGTAAATTTTGTAGAGTCAGGTTTCCATTCAAGCTGTGGCAAAAACATCTGCTCGATGAACACGTTGCGGAACTTAAAATCTATGAGTGCCACGTCTGTGAGAAGCAATTCTTACAATGTATTGAGCTTAGGTGTCACCTTCAGATTCATGAACCAGAGAAAACTTATATATGTGATATTTGTGGACATACCTTAAAAACTGCGAATAGTCTAGCAACTCATAAACTTATGCATGAGGGAAAGGAATTCAAGTGCGAGTTCTGTGATTATAAGTCTGTCAGAAAGTGTGATCTGATGGTCCACATGCAGCGACACATTGACAAATCTAAATTGCAATGCAAGGAATGTGGCAAGCAAGTACTCAGTACAAACAGTCTTCGGGAGCACATCCAGCGGTTCCACACCAAATTAAAATATCCATGCAGTGATTGTGGTAAAGAGTTTTGTGTGCCATGGGAGCTGCGACATCACGTGGAACGACACCACAGTGGCGACAGAAATCTTCTGACATGTGAAAAGTGTGACAAAGGATTCCATACAAAGATACTGCTGAACGCCCATTTGAGAGTAGTTCACAGCCAACACCCAGTAAAGTGTCAGATTTGCCTGAAAGAGTTTCGACATCATACAATGCTTAAACGTCATCTTAGAGTTCACGAGAGGTCTGAAGTCAAAAAG ATGACAGGCACAAGTCACAATTATACGTCTGAATCGGCAAGTGATGTTACCATAGTAACAGATACAAATCAGTCATCTTCAGATAGAGAAAAGACAGCCAATCAGCAAAAGACAGTGCACAAAAGAAAAGGCAACACTTCTGCGGTGCCTGGAAACTCCAAGAAAAGGAAGGCTGTGAAAAAGCAACACAGTGTACAGCGCAAGTCTTCTGCCAAAAAGCCGAGAAAGAAAcagagaaaaagaaagaaaaagtccCAAAAATGTTGTGAGACCAACCTGAATGCATGCACTATATGTGGATTTCCGTTCAAAAAACCCATTGGCTTGGATGAAGGGGAGCCAAACTCGAGACGAAGGTGTAACTTTTGGGGAACAAGTTTTCCAGTCAAagaaaagcaacaaaattcccTTGATAATTGTTCAGCAGAGATTAAGGTCAATGAGTGA
- the LOC139123730 gene encoding uncharacterized protein — protein MTKQQMVTDMKVMNAITTLDDVLKKTVTSAGVVTVTLAYPNVQLPKTAVASLKTVRNTDGSLQSQATALFDINCDNFSIEESESTAQEEDNNPTFDGGEDCETAEHSTFARTASDIDTTSTGYSNILDADDMNNILALLKDQTPKWNDKNINDLEQQLQNCQSLSKLTITELKVLMKYLKDFKHHNILMSGRKNILISTLKNILHLPGDVTAPTGYKSPSKLSVMCVKLLNSRVYPKQALAISYANWKFPERVCKWRNTSKIKHNMVIPQLDDKTGIDWFYIPEYSADRGELMVRKIDPHHLLTRHRSALCKRDIGQARRRDFLEVAADNTTSLKLGMLEESLDMQNTDFALITFSKDVQDELAKKGHNSSARFCQLVRDWFHSMDEPGIPSVERFKMKLRYRESLLSMVDMYSFPPPRMYVKGYPKALWESTISSIDADLILCGLVKRRTYNQRAISSQMCESLFGSLSSLSSSRNGVPNCVDLETNFAKICGEMVVRYDPNRGFPVRLSSATVYPQQQLEVDSGPLPRPMPPPAFISEITLHDHPFDKPARKRTARRKLQGLTNLHEPARESLVSGYFIELTKDG, from the exons ATGACCAAGCAACAAATGGTGACAGATATGAAAGTTATGAATGCTATTACTACACTGGATGATGTCTTGAAGAAAACTGTGACCTCAGCAGGAGTAGTTACTGTGACGCTTGCTTACCCAAATGTGCAACTTCCTAAAACAGCTGTTGCAAGCTTGAAGACTGTGAGAAATACAGACGGATCACTGCAAAGCCAAGCTACTG CTCTATTTGATATCAACTGTGACAACTTCAGTATTGAAGAAAGTGAATCCACTGCTCAAGAGGAAGACAACAATCCAACTTTTGATGGAGGGGAAGACTGTGAAACTGCGGAACATTCCACATTTGCACGCACTGCTTCAGACATTGACACTACCAGTACTGGATACAGCAACATACTGGATGCAGATGACATGAACAACATACTTGCATTGTTGAAAGATCAGACTCCAAAATGGAATGACAAGAACATTAATGATTTAGAACAGCAGCTGCAAAATTGCCAAAGTCTTTCAAAGCTGACAATCACAGAATTGAAAGTTCTCATGAAATACCTCAAGGATTTTAAACACcacaatattttgatgtctgGTCGAAAAAACATTCTTATCAGTACTCTGAAGAATATACTTCATCTTCCTGGTGATGTAACTGCTCCTACAGGTTACAAGTCACCATCAAAGTTATCAGTGATGTGTGTAAAGCTGTTGAATAGCAGAGTGTATCCAAAGCAAGCTCTAGCCATCTCCTATGCTAATTGGAAATTTCCAGAAAGAGTATGTAAGTGGAGAAACACCTCAAAGATAAAACACAATATGGTGATTCCACAACTGGATGACAAGACAGGTATAGATTGGTTCTATATACCTGAATACTCGGCAGATAGGGGAGAACTTATGGTCAGGAAAATAGATCCACATCATCTATTAACCAGACACAGATCTGCCCTATGTAAAAGAGACATCGGTCAGGCAAGGAGAAGAGATTTCCTTGAAGTTGCAGCAGATAATACAACCTCTCTCAAACTTGGTATGCTAGAAGAGAGTTTGGATATGCAAAATACTGATTTTGCACTGATCACATTCTCAAAGGATGTTCAGGATGAGTTGGCAAAGAAGGGTCACAATTCTTCAGCCAGATTCTGTCAGCTGGTACGAGATTGGTTTCACTCGATGGATGAACCAGGAATCCCTTCAGTGGAaagatttaaaatgaaattgag ATACCGAGAAAGCCTCCTATCGATGGTTGATATGTACAGTTTTCCACCACCAAGAATGTATGTCAAAGGCTATCCAAAGGCATTGTGGGAGTCTACAATTTCCAGTATTGATGCAGACCTTATACTGTGTGGGCTTGTGAAAAGACGAACTTACAATCAGCGAGCAATAAGCAGTCAGATGTGTGAAAGTTTATTTGGCAGTCTGTCATCGCTTTCAAGTTCAAGGAATGGAGTTCCAAATTGTGTAGATTTGGAGACAAACTTTGCAAAGATATGTGGAGAGATGGTTGTACGTTATGATCCAAACAG AGGCTTTCCTGTGAGGCTTTCATCAGCTACAGTATATCCACAACAGCAATTAGAAGTGGACTCTGGACCATTGCCTCGGCCTATGCCCCCTCCGGCTTTCATTTCAGAGATAACCCTACAT GATCATCCATTTGATAAGCCTGCCAGGAAACGTACAGCTCGGCGAAAGTTACAAGGACTGACAAATCTCCATGAGCCAGCTAGGGAGTCACTGGTGTCAGGGTATTTCATAGAGTTAACGAAGGACGGCTAA
- the LOC139123729 gene encoding zinc finger protein 431-like has translation MCRQISSKGQNMRKGMMHCCQAMRVGDAEDDSISNDDDNTVVPNLTVEDVNHERKHNATKTGCAMNDMEEMTESCPVEKETVSPVNNMMEREERCPSEKEITPRNNTNFVKKLSRKRKTDEKQRHLKSYKFSPRDPGKHRRGIQKIFQQFYETKPNLCDKCGFSFRNPHGLEVHQQRAPCPGRKCQYCSVWFPFKLWQQHLLDEHVAELTIYECYVCEKQFLKYMELSCHLQIHEPEKTYMCDICGRTLKTENSLATHKLIHEEKKFKCDYCDYKSVRKRDLTGHMQRHIDKSKLQCKECGKEVLSTNSLRKHIQRFHIKLNIHAVIVKRVFCALGAATSRGTAPQWRQKSSDM, from the coding sequence ATGTGTCGACAGATATCGAGCAAAGGTCAGAACATGAGGAAGGGGATGATGCACTGTTGCCAAGCAATGAGAGTTGGTGATGCGGAGGATGACAGTATTTCAAATGATGATGACAACACAGTGGTGCCAAACTTAACTGTGGAGGACGTAAATCATGAAAGAAAACACAATGCTACCAAGACTGGATGTGCTATGAATGACATGGAAGAAATGACAGAAAGTTGTCCAGTGGAGAAAGAGACCGTATCTCCTGTTAATAACATGATGGAAAGGGAAGAGAGATGTCCATCAGAGAAAGAGATCACACCGagaaataatacaaattttgtgaaaaaactgAGTAGAAAGAGGAAAACAGATGAAAAACAACGACATCTTAAATCCTACAAATTTTCCCCAAGAGACCCAGGTAAACACCGCAGAGGAATACAGAAGATATTCCAGCAATTTTATGAGACAAAACCAAATTTATGTGACAAGTGTGGATTTTCTTTTAGAAATCCCCATGGATTGGAAGTTCATCAACAGAGGGCGCCATGCCCTGGACGCAAATGTCAATATTGTAGTGTGTGGTTTCCATTCAAGCTATGGCAACAACATTTGCTCGATGAACATGTTGCAGAACTTACAATCTATGAGTGCTACGTATGTGAGAAGCAATTCTTAAAATATATGGAGCTTAGTTGTCACCTTCAGATTCATGAACCAGAGAAAACTTACATGTGTGATATTTGTGGACGTACCTTAAAAACTGAGAATAGTCTAGCAACTCATAAACTTATACATGAGGAAAAGAAATTCAAGTGCGACTACTGTGATTATAAGTCTGTCAGGAAACGTGATCTGACAGGGCACATGCAGCGCCACATTGACAAATCTAAATTGCAGTGCAAGGAATGTGGTAAGGAAGTACTCAGTACAAACAGTCTACGGAAGCACATCCAGAGGTTCCACATCAAATTAAATATCCATGCAGTGATTGTGAAAAGAGTTTTCTGTGCCCTGGGAGCTGCGACATCACGTGGAACGGCACCACAGTGGCGACAGAAATCTTCTGACATGTGA
- the LOC139123731 gene encoding zinc finger protein 501-like, with translation MAANKSDAGDDALKIFADIEGVAVRSPVHSSELDPESVETGDFSNGAVAESGIMNLEERVHSLEVDVDSIEAGDFPDEAVAGQNENTDAAERVEGEDKRVSYSCEVCDKVYQSKTGLRKHTRKHTGKFPFNCFCGKGFSERRHLKEHSCTHSGKGIKKCKVCGFEPKSFKGMKWHEASHIAEIHSCNECPKIFNFKMSLKQHQQGCHTKKYTCTCGKTFGLKSRYTTHLKTHSGNKEFRCSSCDYQTYRKGDLMKHQISKHSNARDFVCALCGQSFKTKDALSKHEARKRPCHNTTDHLWEDC, from the exons ATGGCAGCCAACAAGTCAGATGCTGGCGACG ATGCCCTGAAAATATTTGCTGACATTGAGGGTGTTGCTGTCAGGAGTCCAGTGCACTCTTCAGAACTAGATCCAGAGAGTGTGGAAACTGGAGATTTTTCAAATGGGGCAGTTGCGGAAAGTGGAATTATGAATTTGGAAGAAAGAGTTCACTCTTTAGAAGTAGACGTAGACAGTATTGAAGCTGGAGATTTTCCCGATGAGGCAGTTGCCGGACAAAATGAAAACACCGATGCGGCCGAAAGAGTCGAGGGGGAAGACAAGAGAGTATCTTACAGCTGTGAGGTATGTGACAAGGTCTACCAATCAAAAACTGGCCTCAGGAAGCATACAAGGAAACATACTGGAAAGTTTCCTTTCAACTGCTTCTGTGGAAAGGGATTTTCTGAAAGGAGACATCTCAAAGAGCACAGTTGCACACACAGTGGGAAAGGCATTAAAAAATGCAAGGTTTGTGGATTTGAGCCAAAGAGTTTCAAAGGAATGAAGTGGCACGAGGCTTCCCATATTGCAGAGATACATTCATGCAATGAATGCCCCAAGATCTTCAACTTTAAGATGTCGttgaaacaacatcaacaaggATGTCATACAAAGAAGTACACCTGCACCTGTGGAAAAACTTTTGGACTGAAATCTAGATACACTACTCATTTAAAAACACATTCTGGCAACAAAGAGTTTCGGTGTTCATCCTGTGACTACCAAACTTACAGAAAGGGAGACTTGATGAAACACCAGATTTCCAAGCATAGCAATGCAAGAGATTTTGTTTGTGCCCTGTGTGGCCAAAGTTTCAAAACCAAAGATGCACTGTCAAAGCATGAAGCCAGAAAGAGGCCTTGTCATAATACTACTGACCATCTCTGGGAAGACTGTTGA